The window AGGGCCGCCGCATGAGCGAGGTCGCGCTTCTTCGCCCCGCCCCGGTGGGGGACACCCTGGCCATGGCCGGACGCGCGCTGCGGCTGACGCTGCGCGACCCGGTGACCTTCGTGCTGGCGGCGTTCTTCCCGCTGATCCTGCTGCTGCTGATGACGGTGAGCTTCGCCAAGGTCGTCTACCCGGGCGCCGGGTACGACGACTACGTGGACATCAGCCTGCCGCTGTTCGTCCTCATGGGCATCGCGTTCGCCTCGCCGTTCACCGCCGCCGCCACCGCCTCCGACCTGCGCGACGGCTTCGACGCCCGGATTCGCACGATGCCCGTCTCGGCGTTCGCGCCGCTGGCCGGGCGCGTCCTCGCGGACACCGCGCGAAGCGCCATCACGATCGCCGTGGTCGTCGCCGTGGGCGTGCCGCTCGGCTTCCGGTTCACGGCAGGGCCGTGGGCGGCGATCGGCTTCCTGCTGCTGCCGCTGCTGTTCGGGCTCGGGCTCGGTTTCCTCGGGCTGCTGGTGGCGATGCGTTCCCGGGACGCCGAGACGGTCGTTGCCGTGCTCAATCCGCTCCTGCTCGTCTGCTCGTTCCTGTCCACCGGCCTGGTGCCGAGGGCGGAGCTGCCGGGCTGGGTGCAGCCGATCGCCCGGGTGAATCCGTTCTCCGTGGTGATCGAGGCGATGCGGGCACTCGCGCACGGCGGCGCCACCACCCGCCCGGTGCTCGAGGCGGTGGCCTGGTCCGTCGTCCTGATCGTCGGATGCGGGGTGCTCGCGGTCCGCGGCTACCGGAGCAGGAGCGACCGCCTCGCTGGCTGAGCCGGCGGCGATCGCGTCCTGGGGGTTCCGCGGGGCCCCGGCGCTCAAGGCATGCGACCGGGTTGATGCCGTCCCTGCCGCGCCTCATGATCTGGTGGGACCTTGGGAGTTCTGGCTCCGAGGATTCCACCAGATCATGAACGGCTCACGCGTTTGCCTGGATCAGCTGGCGGGTGTGTGGGCTGGTTGGGGGCCGCGGTCGGCCGCGGGTGGCGGGTCGTCGCCCTCGTGGAGGCCGTGGCGGACGTAAAAGCGCCGCAGCGGTGCCGGCGCCCACCAGTTCGCGTTCCCGAGCAGGCGCATCGTGGCCGGGACCAGCAGCGCCCGGACGATCGTCGCGTCCACCAGGATCGCGATGATCAGCGCGACTCCGATCAGCTTGATGAACGTGATCCCGGAGATGGAGAACAGGCCGATCACGACCAGGATGAGCAGCGCGGCGCTCGTGATGATCCGGCCGCTGCGCTGCAGCCCGACCGCGACCGCCATGGTGTTGTCGCCGGTCCGGTCGTACTCCTCGCGGATCCGGGACATCAGGAAGACCTCGTAGTCCATCGACAGCCCGAACACGACCGCGAGGACCAGGATCGGCTGGGTCGCCTCCAGCGTCCCCGTGGAGGTGAAGTTCAGCGGGCCGGACAGGTGGCCGTCCTGGAAGATCAGGACCAGTGCTCCGAACGAGGCGCCGAGCGACAGGATGTTCATCACGATCGCCTTGATCGGCAGCACGATCGAGCCGAACGCGAGGAACAGCAGGACGAACGTCGCGCCGGCGATGATCAGCGCCATCCAGGGCAGCAGATCGCCCACCCGGTCGAGCTGGTCAGCCAGTCGCGCGGTCATGCCACCCACCAGCACCTCGCCACCGGGCGGTGCCGGTACGGCGCGGATCCGGCTGACGAGATCCCGCGCCTCCGCCGAGATGGGGTCGCCCTGGTAGTTGATGGTGACCCGGGAGACGTCGCCGGACTGGCCGGTGACCTCGGCCGTGCCCACCCCGTCGACCCCCCGGACCGCGGCGACGTACCGCTCCAGGCCGGCCGGGTCCGGTGAGGTCACGATCGCCTCGATCGGCACCTGGCTGTTCTGGACGAAGTCGCGGTCGACGGTCTCGGAGACCACGCGGCTCTCGGTGCCCGCCGGGAGCACCCTCGGGTCGATGCCACCGAACTCGACGCGCAGGAACGGCGAAGCGGCCAGCAGCAGGACCGCGAGTACGCCGACCGCGTAGACGACCGGGCGGCGCATGATGCTGTGCGCGAGCCCGTACCAGAACCCGTGGGTGACCTCGGCCTGCGCGGGAGCCTTCGGTGGGCGTCGGAACAGACGCCGTATGGACAGTGCCTCCACCCGTGGGCCGAGGATGCCGAGCAGGGCGGGCAGCAGGGTCAGCGCCGCCAGCATCGCCACGACGACCGCGGACAGGCCGCCGAAGCCCATCGAGCGCAGGAAGGTCATCGGGAAGATCAGCAGTCCGGCCAGCGAGACCGCGACGGTGACGCCGGAGACCGCGACGGTGTGCCCGGCGGTGGCCATCGTGCGGGCGACGGCGTCCTCGACGCCGAGCCCGCGGGTGATCTCCTCGCGGAACCGCCCGACCATGAACAGGCCGTAGTCGATCGCCAGGCCCAGCCCGAGGATCGTCACCAGATTTATCGAGAAGACCGAGACGTCGGTCAGGTAGCTCAGCCCATGCAACGCAGTGAACGCCCCGAGGATCGCCAGACCGCCGATCGCGAGCGGCAGGCTCGCCGCGGCCACCCCGCCGAAGAGAAGCACCAACAACACGAGCAGCACCGGAATGGAGATCGTCTCGGCGCGGGCGATGTCTGCCGCCACCCGCTCGCGGATGTCGTAGCTGACCGCCGTGACGCCGCCAACCTGGGTCCGCAGGCCGGGCGCGCCGAGCTCGTCCTCGATCTGGGCCAGTGCGTCGCCGCGCTCCGTCTCATCGTCGCCGGCCATGGTCAGCACCGCGAAGGTGGCGTGCCGGTCGTGGCTGACCAGGCCGGGGCTGTTCGTGCCCCAGTAGGTGAGGGTCCTGGTCACCACGTCGCGCGGGAGCGTCCCCAGCGTCTCGGTGACCGCCCGCTCGAACCGTGGGTCGTCGACCGTCATGGCGCGGCTGGTATAGAGCACCACCACGTCGTTGCCGGTCCGGCCCAGCGTCGCCTCGGCACGGTCGAGGGCGCGGGAACTCTCGCTGGCCGGGTCCTCGAACCCCTCGGTGGTCAGCGCGCCGAAGACCTGCGTACCCCAGATGCCGGCGAACGCGAAGAAGGCCACGGACAGGCCGACCACCCACCACCGCCGGCGGAACATCGTGCGACCCAACCGCTCGAACATCCTGTAAGCCCTTCGGTGTCCGTCGTTGTCAGTGAAGACCGGGTCAGCGTAGAGCGAGGTAGTTTACGAGCGCTGAACGACGCCGGACGCGACGCGGGCGGCGGGTCCACGAACGGTTCACTGCTCATCAAGTGCGTTGATCTAGCCTGCCGGCATGAATGCGAATAAAAGTGAAGCCGCCCTTAAGTGGGGCCTGTGGAGCCACATTCTCTGGTATGTCCTGGCCAATGTGGCTCAGGTCATCCTGTGGGCGCTACTCACCCCGGACCACTTCTTCTGGCCTCTGTATTCGATACTGGCGTGGGGCGTCGGGCTGGGGTTCCACATCTGGGCCGTTCGCGCACCGGCCAAACTGAATGCCAGGCACTGAATCGAGTCCCAGGCCCCGTTCCACGCCCCGATCCACGTCATTCTTCCTGCCGGCGTCACCGGGGGCTGGGCCAGACCGAGGCGTCACGCCTCGGCCCGTCCGGCCAGCAGCTCTCCGGCGAGCAGCTCCTCGGCGCGGCGGGCGAAGAGATGGGCCTCGCGCTCGACGGACAGCGCCCGCGCCCGCTCGGCGGCGGCCCGGGCGGCGGCGACCGGCTCGCCGCGGGCTCCCATCAGCCGCGCCCGCAACAGGAGCAGAAAGCCCTCGGCGTAGCGCTGGCCGTACATGTCCAGGAACGAGTCCGCCCGGTCGAGCGCCTCGGCGGCCTCGTCCAGCTTCCCGGCCACCAGCCACATCTCGCCGAGCAGCCCGTACCAGGTGGCGAGGCCCGAGCGCGGGGGGTCGGCCAGCGCGGCGTCGATGAGCTTCTGCGCCTCCTGGGCGGCGCCGGTCGCGTCCTCGCCGGTCACCGCGCGTGCCCAGCACCGGGCCAGCCGCTGGTAGCTGCCGAGGAAGACGAAGGAGAACTCGGGATCCAGGGCGATCCCCCGCTCCGCCGCGCGCAGTGCCCACGCCGGGTCGCCGGCCAGCGCCGCCACCGTGACGGCGAAGGCGGCCCAGACCGTGACCATGTAGGAGTCGTCGCCCGCGGCGGCCTCCAGCAGGTCGAACAGTGCCCGCGCACCGTCGACGTCACCGTGCAGGCCGGTCATCAACGCGAGCATCACCGGCGAGAGCAGCTGCAGGTCATGCCGCAGCGGAGCCTCCTCGCGCCGGACCAGGTCGTCGAGCCCGGTCGAGTCGGGCTGGTTCAGGCACCTGAACGCCTCGCCGACGTTGCCGACATCCCACTGGTGGATGCCCCAGGCGTGCCGGCCGTACGCGCGCACGATCGGGTCGGCGGACGCCTCACCCCGCAGGAGCAGCCGGCGCGCCAGCCGGCCGCCGTGCTCGAGCTGGATGCCCTGGGAGTACGCGGCCCAGCGAGAGAAGAGGAAGTCGGCGGCCTCCCGTTCCAGCCCGAGGCCGCGCGCCAGGTGCTCGGCCCGCTCCAGCAACTCGAGCGCCGATCCGACGTACCCGGCTCGCATCCCGTCCACCGCGGTGAACAGCGACAGAGCGGACAGCTCCAGCTCCGCCAGTCCCGCCGTCCGCGCCACCCGCGCCGCCAGCCGCAGGTGCCGCGCGGCGTCCTCCAGCGCTGACTTGGTCGCCGCGCAGCGGCCCGCCCGCACCAGCGCGGCCGCGGTCCTGCCTGGGTCAGCCAGCGGGCCGGCGGCCCACAGGTGGTGGGCGAGGCGTTCGGCCACCGGCTCGTCGTCCGGCGCCGGGCGCTCCAGCGCGTTCGCGACCAGCAGGTGCAGCCGGGCCAACCGCCAACGCGGGGTCGCGCCGGCGACCGACTCGCGGACGAGGTCGTGCGCGAAGCGGACCGAGTACGGGTCCCCGGGCGCGGGCTCGAGCAGGCCGAGTGCTTCCAGCGGTTCGATCCGCCCGAGACAGGTCTGCGCGTCGAGACCGGCGGCGCGCGCGAGCAGCGCGAGCTCGACGTCCCGGCCGATCAGCGCGGCGGTGTGCAACAGGACGCCGGCGTCGTCGTCCAGCGCGGCCATCCGGTCGCGAACGACGTCCCGGACGGTCGCCGGCACTCCGGCTCGTGCCACGGCGTCCTCGGTGAGCACACCGCCGTCGGCGAGGAGCCGGGACAGCTCACGGACGAAGAAGGGGTTACCGGCGGTGCGGGCGTGGATGCCGCGGGCCGCACCGGGGCCGGGGTCCTGGCCGGTCTCGCGGCGGACCAGCTCGGCCACCTCGGCAGGGCCGAGCGGTCCGAGCCGGATCCGACGGTGCCGGGGCAGCCGGCTCGCCGCGGCGAGCATCCGCGCCAGCTCCGAACCGGGCATGGGCGCACGATCGCGGAGCGCGCCGATGACCACGGTGCCGCCCGGTAGCCGAGCCGCCAGGTGACTGAACATCCGCAGCGAGGCGGCGTCGGCCCACTGGAGGTCGTCGACGACGAGCGCCACTGGCCGGCGCGCCGATGCCCGGCCGACGAGCGCGACGACCTGCTCGAACAGGCGGAACTGGGTGCCGCTGTCCGGCAGCACCGGCGTCGCGGGAGCGCCGCCGTGCGGTCCCACGAGGCGGCCGAGCTCGCCGGCGTGCCACGCTTCTCGTGCCGCGGCGGGCAGGCCGTCGAGGATCGCGCCGACGGCCTGCACCCACGGCCACATCGTCGGCGTCCCGTCGCCCCCCAGGCAGCGGCCCCAGACGACGAGCGCGCCCTGCCGGTCCGCCTCGGCGCCGGCGGCCTCGAGCAGGCGGGTCTTGCCCACCCCGGGCTCTCCCTCGACGACGACGAGCCCCGCGCCGCCGGCGAGCGCAGACTCGACCGCCTGCCGCAGCACCGCGAACTCCTCGTCCCGGCCGACCAGGCCGTCAGCGGGCAGCGGCGCGTGGGCGGAGTCCCGCGGCCGCTCGGAGGGCGTCTCCTCGGCCGGTACGGCTTGCAGCACACGCCGCTGCGCGGCCACCAGCGCCGGGCCGGGATCGATGCCCAGCTCGTCGATGAGCCGGATACGGACAGCTCGGAAGATGGACAGCGCTTCCGCCTGCTGCCCGGCGGCGCCCAGGGCGATGACGAGGGCCGCCTGAACGGTCTCGTGCAGCGGCGCCATCCTGGCGGCCAGGTACAGGGGCTGCAGTACGCGCGTCGGCTGGCCCCCTGCCACCGCGAGCTCGGCGGCCGCCACGCACGCGTCGAAGAACTCACCGTCCAGCGAGGCGAAGACCGACATCGCGGTCGACCCGCCGGCCAGCCCGTCGCCGGCGCTGCCGTGCCAGAGCGCCAGCGCCCGCACGTACGAGTCGAGCGCCTCATCGGGCCGCTGCTGGGCGACCCTGGCCCTGGCCGCCTCGACCAGCTCCCGGAACGTGAGGACGTCCAGCATGCCGGTGCCGGCGGCGAAGAGGTAGCCGTTACCGCGACGCTGAAGGTGCGAGCCGGTGCCGCGCGCGGGCAGCGCGGGCTCCAGCAGCCGGCGGAGCGCGCCGATGTACTTCTGGAGGATGTTGACGGCCGAGGCAGGGACGTCGTCAGCCCAGATCAGATCGATCAACTGGGTGGTGCTGACCGGCTTGCCGGCACGGGCAAGCAGCACGGCGAGAAGGTACGCCTGCTGCCGAGGCCCGGCGTCCACCTCGACGCCGTCCCGCCAGATCCGCAACGGACCGAGAATCTGTAGACGCAGCTCTTCTCCGGAGGCGGCCATGACTACTCCCACTCACCGACCGGCCGTGAGCGGCTGCCGGGCCAGCCATTCTAGGGTGTAGTCCGCGACCTGCCGCCATCCGCTGTCGATGACGAGCGAGTGTCCGCGGCCGGGGAACTGTTTGAGGTCTGTGATCGCGGACGAGTCGCCGTAGAGCTTGTACGCGGCCCGGGTGACGACGTCCGGCACGGTGCGATCCTCCTGGCCGGAGATGAGCAGCAGTGGGCCCCGGCTGGCGTTGCCGGTGTCGACCGCGGCCGGTGACGCGCGGCGGAGGTTCGCGACCGCGGCCTCGAAGAGCGGGCGGCCGGGCGACGGGATGGCCCACAGGCCGAACAGCTCGTCGGACTCCGTGCTGCTGACGGCGTTGCCGAAGCCGTACCGGAACTGGGTGGCGGTCAGCGACACCGACCGGCGCCGGTTGGCCGGGTTGGCGAGCGCAGGGAGGGCCGAGCGCAGCTGGGCGAACGGCAGCGGCCGGACGCCCTTGATCGGGGCCGGGGCGATGGCGACGGCGGCGAGGCCGAGACCGAGGCCGAGCAGCTTCTGCGCGATCAGGCCGCCGAACGAGTGGCCGATGAGCACGGGCGCAACCGGCAGGTCACGGACGATCGCCGCGTAGTGGGTGGCGACGTCGTCGATGCCGAGCCCGGCGACGGCGCGCGGGTCGCTGCGGGCCGCGTCGACGGTGTCGGGTTCGCCTGGCCAGCCGGGCATGGCGGGCGCGTACCCGTGGACGGCGAACCGGTCGGCCCACGGTCGCCACGAGGCGGCGTGCAGCCAGAGACCGTGGATGAAGACGACGGGGACGGCGGTGGTGGCGATGGCGGGCTCCTTCATCGTGCGATGCAGGAAGCATCGCCCGACAGTCGGTGCCCGCTGATCTGTCAGATGACCTACGTCCTCGACCTAGGTCGTATCTGTTGACCTAGGTCGCATCCGTTGCCGCGGGTGTCGACCTACGGCGGGTCCGTCGGCAGCGCGTCCCGCAGCGAGGCCCGCGACGTGATGCCCAGCTTCGGGAAGATCTTGTACAGGTGCGCGCCGACCGTGCGTGGCGACAGGTGCAGTCGGGCGCCGATCTCCCGGTTGCTCAGCCCGGTCGCGGCCAGCTCGGCGATCTGGCGTTCCTGCGGGGTCAGGGCGGCCACCGCGGCGCGGTCCGCGCGGGTCGGTTTGCCGGCTGCCCGCAGCTCGGTGCGGGCGCGTTCGGCCCAGGTCGCGGCGCCGAGCGTTTCGAAGGCGCCGAGCGCTTCGGTCAGCGTCCGTCGGGCCAGGGCCAGTTCGCGCGACCTGCGCAGCCAGGCACCGTAGGCGAGGCGGATCCGGGCCAGCTCGAACGGCAACGTGGCGCCGGCGGGGTGCGAGACCGCGGCGGCGAACAGCGCGCCGGCCGCCTCGGGCGGGGCCGTGATCGCCAGCGCGCCAGCGGTAAGCAGCGCGAGCCGCGGCGACAGCGCCGGTAGGCCCAGATCCCGGGCGGCCTCGGCATGCGCGCTCGCGGCGTCGTGCCGGCCGGTGTGCACGGCGGCCTCGACCAGGTCGAACAGCGTACGGAGGGCCTGCTGCGAGAACCGGGTGAACGTGCCCGGGGCGGTGATCCCGGCGGCGTAGGCGTACGCGGTCTCGTACTCACCTTCGCTGAGCGCCGCCGCCGCGCCGATCGCCTCCGCGTACTCGGTCAGGAACCGCAACCCGCGCGGCCGCCCCCAGGCGTCCACGGCCGCCTGCAGCTCGCGGGCCGCGTCCAGGTCGCCGCGGTACGCGGCCAGCAGGCCGAGAAACGCCCGGAACGTCTGGCCGAACAGCGTGTACCCGTGCTCGGCGGTCAGGTCCAGGCCACGGCGGCCGGTCCGCTCGGCCTCCGCCCACGCGCCGGCGCTGACCTGATCAAGCATGACCATCTGGAGCAGCACCATGACGCTGGCCACCGCACCAGCTTCCGCCTCCCGGTCGACTGTCCGTCGCAGCAGCGCCCGGTGGTCGCCGAGCACGCCCACGTAGTTGGCGGCGACGGCCAGCCGCATGATCTCCCACGGCGCGCAGGCGGCGGGATCGGCGAGCGCGGCGGCGATCCGTTCCGCCACGCCGTGGCCGCGCCGCACCATGTCGCCCCACGTGTCCCGGGCGATCGCCGCCGACGGGCTCACCCGGTCGCCGAACCGGTCGAAGAGCGCGTCGGTACGTGCCCAACGGGCCGGGTCGACGGAGAACTGGCTGAGCACCAGCAGCAGGCCCAGCGCACGTTCGGTCAGTTCTCCATCGGCGATGCCGAACTCCAGCAACGCGGCGATCCGGCGGTGGTTCGCGGCGACCTCGCCGTCGCGGTAGAGCGACACGTAACCCGCGGTGATCTCCGCCGCCGGGCCGTCGGACCCGGCGTCCTGGGCGAGGCCCTGCGCGGCGTCGAGCAGGCCGGCCTGCCCGGCGACGTACGCGGCGGAGGCCAGCCGCCGGGACCGGTCGGCGGGGCGGCGGCTGAGCTCCGCGGCGCGGGTCAGCCAGGTGATCGCGGTCGCGGCGCCGCCGCGGCGGGTCGCCGACACGGCCGCCTCCTCGAGCGCCGCCGCGACGTCGTCGTCGGGGTCGACGGTGGCGGCGGCCAGGTGAACGGCCCGCCGTTCCGGGCTGTCGCGGTGCAGGTCGGCGAGGTCGGCGTGCGCGGCCCGGCGCTCGTTGGGTGTGGCCGCCTGCACCACGGCCGAGCGGACGAGTGGATGGCGGAACACCGGCTCCCCGCTCGCCGGGTCCGGCGCCAGCAGGCCCGCGTCGATCGCTCGGCCGGCGTCGCGCATCCGGTACCGGACCGCCCCGATCCGGCGGACCGATCCGGCGCCCGTGCCGTCCAACGCCGCCCGCAGCAGCTCGCCGCGCTCCGCCGCCGGCAGCTCGCGCAGCCGCGCACCGTAGATCCGTTCCAGCCGCCGCGGCAGCGTCATCGCGCCGGAGTCCAGCAGTTCCGCACGAGGTAGCTCGATCAGCGCCAGCGGGTTTCCAGCCGCGGTCTTCAGGATCATGTTCCGGTGATAGGGCCTGAGTCTGGCCTGCTGCCGGTCCAGCAACTGGGCCGAAGCCTGCTCGGTCAGCGGTTCCAGGACCAGCTCCGGCAGCCCCGTCCCGTCGAACGGGGACGACACCTCCGCGCGTACCGCGACCGCCACCCGCACCGCCGTACCCGCGAGGCGTCGCGCGGTGAACGCGAGCACCTGCGTGCTCGGCGCGTCCAGCAGGTGGCCGTCGTCGACGACCAGCAGCAGCGGCGTGGCCGCCGACACGAACACAAGCAGGTCGAGCACGGCGATGCCGAGCTCCATCACCTGGGGCACGGTGCCGGTGGTACCGGCGAACGCCGCGTTGATCACCGCCCGGTGCCCGGGGTCCAGGCCTGTCGGCTCCGCCAGCAGCGGGAAGATCAGCTGATGCAGCCCGGCGTACGCCAGGTCCCGCTCCGCCTCCGCCCCGGCGCACCGCACGACCCGGAACCCGGCCGCCGTCATCGTCGCCGCGGCCGTCATCGTCGCTGCGGCCGTCGTCGCGGCCGCGGCCGCGGTCAGCTCGTCCAGCAACGCCGTCTTGCCGAGCCCGGCCTCGCCCCGCAGCACCACGACTGGACTGGCCGCGTCGCCGAGCAGCGCCACGAGCCGGGCTCGTTCCTCGTCCCGTCCAACGAGCTCAGCCTGGCGCACGCCTGGAACCTATCCGGCGGAGAGTCAGGAGACGGATCGGCTGGGAGCCGGTGAGAACAAGGACATCTCCCGTGGGTTCCCGCGGTCGGGACGACTTCCGCGCCGCGCCGCGCCGCGGCCCCTGGCCGTGAGCGCGCGAGCCGTCCATGATCTGGTGGGATCGTGGGAGCTCTGGCACGCAAGAACGCAATCACCCGGGAAATGTCTTGGCGATCGCAATGCCGCCCCCGCGTGGAGCGCGGTCCGGGTTTAGTCGGGGCGCCGCCCGGCGCTCGTGCGGCCGGGTGCTCATCCTGTCCGACGTCAGCGTCACAACCAGCGCCGTTTCGCGCCCCTGA of the Pseudofrankia saprophytica genome contains:
- a CDS encoding ABC transporter permease; the encoded protein is MSEVALLRPAPVGDTLAMAGRALRLTLRDPVTFVLAAFFPLILLLLMTVSFAKVVYPGAGYDDYVDISLPLFVLMGIAFASPFTAAATASDLRDGFDARIRTMPVSAFAPLAGRVLADTARSAITIAVVVAVGVPLGFRFTAGPWAAIGFLLLPLLFGLGLGFLGLLVAMRSRDAETVVAVLNPLLLVCSFLSTGLVPRAELPGWVQPIARVNPFSVVIEAMRALAHGGATTRPVLEAVAWSVVLIVGCGVLAVRGYRSRSDRLAG
- a CDS encoding MMPL family transporter; amino-acid sequence: MFERLGRTMFRRRWWVVGLSVAFFAFAGIWGTQVFGALTTEGFEDPASESSRALDRAEATLGRTGNDVVVLYTSRAMTVDDPRFERAVTETLGTLPRDVVTRTLTYWGTNSPGLVSHDRHATFAVLTMAGDDETERGDALAQIEDELGAPGLRTQVGGVTAVSYDIRERVAADIARAETISIPVLLVLLVLLFGGVAAASLPLAIGGLAILGAFTALHGLSYLTDVSVFSINLVTILGLGLAIDYGLFMVGRFREEITRGLGVEDAVARTMATAGHTVAVSGVTVAVSLAGLLIFPMTFLRSMGFGGLSAVVVAMLAALTLLPALLGILGPRVEALSIRRLFRRPPKAPAQAEVTHGFWYGLAHSIMRRPVVYAVGVLAVLLLAASPFLRVEFGGIDPRVLPAGTESRVVSETVDRDFVQNSQVPIEAIVTSPDPAGLERYVAAVRGVDGVGTAEVTGQSGDVSRVTINYQGDPISAEARDLVSRIRAVPAPPGGEVLVGGMTARLADQLDRVGDLLPWMALIIAGATFVLLFLAFGSIVLPIKAIVMNILSLGASFGALVLIFQDGHLSGPLNFTSTGTLEATQPILVLAVVFGLSMDYEVFLMSRIREEYDRTGDNTMAVAVGLQRSGRIITSAALLILVVIGLFSISGITFIKLIGVALIIAILVDATIVRALLVPATMRLLGNANWWAPAPLRRFYVRHGLHEGDDPPPAADRGPQPAHTPAS
- a CDS encoding 2TM domain-containing protein → MNANKSEAALKWGLWSHILWYVLANVAQVILWALLTPDHFFWPLYSILAWGVGLGFHIWAVRAPAKLNARH
- a CDS encoding BTAD domain-containing putative transcriptional regulator yields the protein MAASGEELRLQILGPLRIWRDGVEVDAGPRQQAYLLAVLLARAGKPVSTTQLIDLIWADDVPASAVNILQKYIGALRRLLEPALPARGTGSHLQRRGNGYLFAAGTGMLDVLTFRELVEAARARVAQQRPDEALDSYVRALALWHGSAGDGLAGGSTAMSVFASLDGEFFDACVAAAELAVAGGQPTRVLQPLYLAARMAPLHETVQAALVIALGAAGQQAEALSIFRAVRIRLIDELGIDPGPALVAAQRRVLQAVPAEETPSERPRDSAHAPLPADGLVGRDEEFAVLRQAVESALAGGAGLVVVEGEPGVGKTRLLEAAGAEADRQGALVVWGRCLGGDGTPTMWPWVQAVGAILDGLPAAAREAWHAGELGRLVGPHGGAPATPVLPDSGTQFRLFEQVVALVGRASARRPVALVVDDLQWADAASLRMFSHLAARLPGGTVVIGALRDRAPMPGSELARMLAAASRLPRHRRIRLGPLGPAEVAELVRRETGQDPGPGAARGIHARTAGNPFFVRELSRLLADGGVLTEDAVARAGVPATVRDVVRDRMAALDDDAGVLLHTAALIGRDVELALLARAAGLDAQTCLGRIEPLEALGLLEPAPGDPYSVRFAHDLVRESVAGATPRWRLARLHLLVANALERPAPDDEPVAERLAHHLWAAGPLADPGRTAAALVRAGRCAATKSALEDAARHLRLAARVARTAGLAELELSALSLFTAVDGMRAGYVGSALELLERAEHLARGLGLEREAADFLFSRWAAYSQGIQLEHGGRLARRLLLRGEASADPIVRAYGRHAWGIHQWDVGNVGEAFRCLNQPDSTGLDDLVRREEAPLRHDLQLLSPVMLALMTGLHGDVDGARALFDLLEAAAGDDSYMVTVWAAFAVTVAALAGDPAWALRAAERGIALDPEFSFVFLGSYQRLARCWARAVTGEDATGAAQEAQKLIDAALADPPRSGLATWYGLLGEMWLVAGKLDEAAEALDRADSFLDMYGQRYAEGFLLLLRARLMGARGEPVAAARAAAERARALSVEREAHLFARRAEELLAGELLAGRAEA
- a CDS encoding alpha/beta hydrolase; this translates as MKEPAIATTAVPVVFIHGLWLHAASWRPWADRFAVHGYAPAMPGWPGEPDTVDAARSDPRAVAGLGIDDVATHYAAIVRDLPVAPVLIGHSFGGLIAQKLLGLGLGLAAVAIAPAPIKGVRPLPFAQLRSALPALANPANRRRSVSLTATQFRYGFGNAVSSTESDELFGLWAIPSPGRPLFEAAVANLRRASPAAVDTGNASRGPLLLISGQEDRTVPDVVTRAAYKLYGDSSAITDLKQFPGRGHSLVIDSGWRQVADYTLEWLARQPLTAGR
- a CDS encoding helix-turn-helix transcriptional regulator, producing MRQAELVGRDEERARLVALLGDAASPVVVLRGEAGLGKTALLDELTAAAAATTAAATMTAAATMTAAGFRVVRCAGAEAERDLAYAGLHQLIFPLLAEPTGLDPGHRAVINAAFAGTTGTVPQVMELGIAVLDLLVFVSAATPLLLVVDDGHLLDAPSTQVLAFTARRLAGTAVRVAVAVRAEVSSPFDGTGLPELVLEPLTEQASAQLLDRQQARLRPYHRNMILKTAAGNPLALIELPRAELLDSGAMTLPRRLERIYGARLRELPAAERGELLRAALDGTGAGSVRRIGAVRYRMRDAGRAIDAGLLAPDPASGEPVFRHPLVRSAVVQAATPNERRAAHADLADLHRDSPERRAVHLAAATVDPDDDVAAALEEAAVSATRRGGAATAITWLTRAAELSRRPADRSRRLASAAYVAGQAGLLDAAQGLAQDAGSDGPAAEITAGYVSLYRDGEVAANHRRIAALLEFGIADGELTERALGLLLVLSQFSVDPARWARTDALFDRFGDRVSPSAAIARDTWGDMVRRGHGVAERIAAALADPAACAPWEIMRLAVAANYVGVLGDHRALLRRTVDREAEAGAVASVMVLLQMVMLDQVSAGAWAEAERTGRRGLDLTAEHGYTLFGQTFRAFLGLLAAYRGDLDAARELQAAVDAWGRPRGLRFLTEYAEAIGAAAALSEGEYETAYAYAAGITAPGTFTRFSQQALRTLFDLVEAAVHTGRHDAASAHAEAARDLGLPALSPRLALLTAGALAITAPPEAAGALFAAAVSHPAGATLPFELARIRLAYGAWLRRSRELALARRTLTEALGAFETLGAATWAERARTELRAAGKPTRADRAAVAALTPQERQIAELAATGLSNREIGARLHLSPRTVGAHLYKIFPKLGITSRASLRDALPTDPP